The DNA region GCAGCCCGTAGCCGGCGAGCACCAGCACGGTGAACGCGCGGGCCACGCGACGGTGCCAGGGCACGGCAGCCGGTTCCCCCAGGCTCCGGTCGGCGGATGACGCGCCCGGCGGCAGGGGCCCCACCGGCAGGGGGATGGTCGCCTCCAACCGGAACCATCCCTCATCCGTACTGGCCACCAGCCGACCGCCGACCACCGCCAGGCGGTCGATCAGGTTGTCCAGCCCGAACCCCCCGTCGGACCGGGAATCGGCCTCCACCCCGTCGTTGCGTACGGACAACCGTGCCTCGTGGTCACGGACCGACACCTCGATGACGCACTCCTCCGCCTTGCTGTGTCGCAGCACGTTGGTGGCGGCCTCACGCAGCACCACGCCCAGCACCGATTCCACCGGCTCGGGCAGCACGGACAGGCCGGGCTCGACCGTCACCCGCATCCCGGCGCAGGTCAGGGCGGTCCGGGCGGCCTCCGCCTCGATCGCCATCGACATCCGCTGGTCGCCGCCGGCGACCACCCGGATGTCCGACAGGGCACGGTCGGCGATCTGTAGCACCTCACCCAGCTCCTGGCGGGCCCGCTCCAGCGTCATCGGCAGCAGGCGGTAGGCCAGCTCACTCTTGAGCATCATCGCGGAGACGTTGAAACCGAGCAGGTCGTGCAGGTCCCGGGCGACCCGCAGACGCTCCCGGGCGACCACCATCGCCACCATCTGGCCGATGGTCGCGTGGACCAGCCCGACCAGTACGACGAGGGAACTGACGGCGTAGATCATCAGACCGGTCAGGGCGGTGAAGTAGACCCCGTACCCGATGTCGATCGCACTCAGGCCCTCGACCCACTGGCCCAGCAGCACGGCCAGGACCACCGCCCCGAACAGCCACCAGCGCCAGCCCCCGGAGACCGCCAACAGCAGGGAGCCGGCGAGGAACCCGGCCAGGGCCCCGGCCAGGGGCCCCACCCACAGGAACGGCAGCAGGGTCACGGCCGCCTGGGCGACGAGGGTGAGCACCCGGGTACGCACCGACCAGGTCAGCGGCGCCAGAGTGGAGTGTGCGATCTGGAGAACCAGGGCCACGCCGCTGCAGGCGACAAAGGCGAAGAAAGCCGCCCCATGCGGACTGTTGTTAAAGGCCGCGAGGAGGACATTGAGGATATAGCCCAACACCACCGCGAGGATGACGCCGCGTGCCATTCGGGTAGCTGAGCGTTCTTCCGAGTGAAAAGCTCGAGGATCGGCGTCTGGGTCCAGCGAACCGTCGCCTTCCGCTCGAGACATCGGACCCTCCACATCGGCCCCTCATGCCAACTATGGCTGTCCCGATAGGACACCGCCATTCGCCACGCGTGTCAATCAGTCGACCGGAGCAATACGTCGGTCGATGCGGGCCCGAGGGAGGTCCCGGCCTCACTGTCCCGGAAGGGTGCCGTAACTGTTGTGGTAGGTCTTGCCTCGCTTGGGATGGGTGAACTTCAGACCCGACCAGGTGGGGTCGACGCTCAGGCAGGTGCTCTCCACCAGACCATGGTTGTAGCCGATTTCGATGACTTTGGGCAGGGTCAGGTCGGATCCCAGCTTTCGGCCCTTCGGCCAGGACAGCCAGAGCATTCCCCCGGCCCTCAGGTGCGCTTTCAGCCGGGGAAACTGATCATTCATCTCGGCCTGGGTGATGACGAACAGGTGCATGTAGTCGAACTCGCCGTCCAGCCTCTCTCCGACGACCAGGTCCGGCAGGTCGATCGTCTCGTGGACCGCCTCCGGAGCGTTCATGAAAAAGGTTCGCGAACCGGGCTTGACACCCATCTTCTGCGCTACCGTCCTGGGCACGGGTCCTCCTGACATCGGGTTCATCATGTGTGATCAACGTGAGTGGGTGGGTGTCACGACGGGACGCCCGATGGCGAAACTGCCGACTCCGGGCTCGACCCGCCAGTCGAGACCGAGGATGCGGGAGGTCGCCTCGATCTCGGCCGCGTCGATCCGCAGGCCGGACAGGCCCAGAGCGGTGCAGGCCAGAGACATCAACTGGGTCAACGCACCGAAGTTGCGCAGCACCAACGAATAGCCCAGGCCGCTGTACTTCCAGGACACCCGCTCGAACCGGGCGGTCACGGACAGCAGCACCCCGGGCAGGCTGCTGAGGTTGGCCGCCACCCGGCTGGTCTCCAACATCTCGTCGGCCTCGGCCCCGGAGACGGCCAGGGGTTCCAACCGGTGACCGGCGGGGTCGTAGTGGTAGACCCCCCGCGGCACCCCGTCGCAATGGTGCACGGTGGCGTAGATCTCCAGCTCATAGCTGCGGCCGGGCGACGAGTACGGTCGGTCGCTGGCCGCTGCGGCGGAATGCGGGTCGCCCACCGTCGTCGACCGCACCCTGGCGGTGCGGTAGAGCAGGGTCCCCAACTCCCGATCACTGACCGGGTCCACGGCCAGGTACCCGCTGCCGTGCGGGGCCTCGATCGTCTCCACCAGCCCTGGGCCGTCGTCGCCGGTCGGCCGGTACAACTCGATCGCCGGGCCCGGGGCGGGCGGCTTCACCACCGGCGGGAACCGGCCGGTCTCCCCCAACGGGTAGGTGGCCCCGAAGTCATGGTCGTGCCGGCCGAGGGTGGCCCGGGTGTGGAAGAACAGCTCCGCGGGATCCCAACCGAGCAGGGCCGGGTCGGTGTCACCCCCGGTGGTGGTGCCGTCCAGCGGCTGACCGCTGTTGTCCACCAGCATGCCGGCCATCACCAGGGGGGAGATCAGCGCGCGTACCACCGGATCGTCGAAGTCCGGGACGGCCGGCCGGATCAGGGTGGCCAGGGCGGCCACCGCCTCAGGGCCGTGCAGGATCACCCGGTGCAGGCACAGCGGCGACTCGATGACCAGGGTTCCGCCCTCGGCGCGGATCACCGCGAACCGGGACAGCCGCACCGGCGCCTGGGGCACCGCCGCCGGCTCGGCCAGCCGGGCCGCCGGGGTCAGCGGCTCCACCGAGATCAGGGGCTGCTGGGGATCCAGCCCGTAGGAGTGCACCACCAGGTGCGGATGGTCGTCGATGATGGACCGCAGGGCGGTCCAGTCCGACTCCTCGGTGATCACGTTCGACAGCGCCGTCGGGCCCAGGCTCATCCGCTTCAGGGCCTGCACGATCGCGGGCCCCACCGGGGTGAGAACGGACTCTCCGGAGCGGCTGTGCAGCACCACGGCGGCGTTCGCGGGCTGATCCTCCACGAAAACGTCGTCACGGAACGACCACAGTGGCAGCGGCAGCATGGGAGGTCATCCAATCGTCAGACTCCCGGTCACAGGAACATGGGAATCGGATTGAGTTCCGGGTACGGTGTCGGCGCGGCGACCCGTCCCAGCCGGACCGGTACGTCGAAGAGCCGCCCGGGGGCGAAACGGGCCCAGAAGTGACGCAGCCCGGGAACGATGACCTTGACCACCGGCAGACCCACATCGGGGCGGGTCTGGTCCAGGACGAGCACCTCCAGACCCTCGGCGGCGGCGCGGGCGACCAGCCCCTCCACATCGTCCCGCAGATCGGTGGACTCGGCGTACCGATAGTCCTCGCGCCGCAGCGTGAGCCCCGGAGCGGGCCGCAGGTAGGGCTGGTTCGCCACGGTCGCCGAGCGCCACCAGCGCACCACGTGCGGATCCTCCGCGCCGTAGGCCCCGGCCGCGTCAACCTCCACCACGGCCGGCAGCAGCTGCCCCAACTCGGTCAGGGCCCGTCGGGCGGCGACGGTCGGATCCGGGTGTGCCCCGAAGCCGAGCATCAGGTCCTCGGCCGGCTTGTCCGTACGACGGGAGACCGCCGCCATCACCGGCACCCCCAGGTCGGCGGTGAGGTCCAGCAGCCAGAGTTCCCGATTGACCCGGGCGTACCGGGCCGGCAGGGCGTTCATCCACTGGTCGGCGAAGGAGGCCAGGTCCACCTCCGGCTGCCGGGTGCGGTTGTACCACCACAGGGCCACCGCGTCCCGCTCGACCAGTTCCAGCAGACCCTGCATGATCGCGTCCTCCCGGCTGGCCCCGGCGGCGTTGCCGTTCGAGGTGGCGCGCAGGGACCGGTGGCCCTGGGGGGAGAAATAGAGCAGGTCGGTCGGCAACATCCGGGCACGGTCCCGGGTCAGCGACCAGACCGGGGTCCAGTCGAGCACATCGGTCTCGTCGAAGATCTCCGGGACGTACTGGAACGCGCCGTTGGCCGCGTTCCACCGCTCCCGGTCACGGAACTGGCGGGGGTCGAACAGCTGCACCTGGTCCGGATGCACCGCCCGGTCGCCCAGGTCCCGCAGGCTGGCGCGGACCACCGGCTCGTCACCGCAGCGGGAGCCGCACCAGCGCTCGACCGCCTCGCACAGGGCGCCGACCCGGGCCTCGATGTCGGTGCTGCCCTTGCCGCCGCTCTGCTGTCGGAGACCGGCTCTGGCGGCGGTCAGGCTGCCGTGGCCGGTCACCGCCCGATTGGCCCCGGACAGATAACTGTGCAGGAAATCCGGGCAGCGCGGGTCGCGGCGGATCGGGTCGGTGATGCCGGTGATCGGATCGGCCAGATGCCGGTACCTCTCCCACACCTGGTCGGCGGTGAGCGCCCGGTGCCCGTTGCCGACGAGTGACGCCTTGGGCCGCGCGACCAGTTGAACCGGCTGGGAGACCTGGGCGGTCATGAACTCCGGGTCGCCGCAGGCCACACACTGGGGGCGGCGGGCGACCGGATGCCGCCGGCTCTGAAGGGTCACCGTGTCGAAGGTGCTGACCGTGTTCCAGCTGTCGGTCCCGGCACCGGCCGAGAACTTGATCGCTTCGAGAACCGCGAGTTGCAGCCCGATCAGACGGGTGACCGCGAGGGATGCCTCGGGCGCGGTGACCCCCTGGGCCCGGCCGCGCGCCAGGGTCTCACCGGTGCGCCGCATCCGCAGGCGACCGGCCAGGCAGCCCCAGCAGGGGCCCTGACCGTGAAACACCGGGCCCACCCACAGGTCCGCGCCGGTGGTCTTGGCCAGCAGCCAGGGAAGCCCGGCCGCCAGCATCGCGGCGTTGATCGACTCAAGCCGGGGGTCCAGGTAGTCGTCGCAGAGCACCATGGTCAGGGCCGGGCCCAGGTCCGGGCCCTCCGGTACGGACAGGCCGGCGGCGCGCAGGGCGACCGCGGCCTCCTCCGCACCGGTGGCGCTCAGCGACAGCACCCGGACGGACCCGGCGGCCAGCCGTTCGGCCGCCTGGTCGGCATCGCCGGTGGTCAGGTCCCAGTAGGCGCCGGCTGCCGGGTCGGTGTCCGGCGCGCTCGACCGGCGCAGGCCGATCAGGTCCGCCTTGGCCAGTGACACCAGTGTCGCGCCCAGCTCCTGCGAGGTCAGCCTCCCGGCCGTCCGCTGCTGGAGTTCGGCCATGCTCAACGAACCGTCGAGCAGGGGCCCCAGGGCGACGGCACGCTCGCCGGAGAGAGCGATCGTGCCGCGGGCCGACACCAGGTATACGGCGGCCTCCTCGGGAACGGTCACCGCCGTCAGATGCCGGCGGAAACCGATCCGAGTCGAGGGGTGGGCGGACACGGCGAGATCCTCAGCCGCAGTAGGTGTACGCCGGGGTGCTGTCCGAGCACCGGTCCAGGTCGTGGATGAAGGTCTCGGTGTCGGTGATCTCGGCGACCGTGGTTCCGGTGCCGGAGGCGATCACGTCATAGAGCGCACTGTCGGTCGAGGTCTGCGGGGTCTCCCAGGTGGCCATCTCCGGACTCCTCTGCTGTGATCCACTGCGTACGACTTATGGGATCAATTATCGACAGCGGCCCACCCGGTCGATAGTTTTCTCCTCACCGGCTGGGTGTGAGAATTTCACACCCAGCTCATGAACTGAGGTGTATGAATACGGCCGGACGCAAACCTACGATTGTGGGAATTGATGCCGCACCTCGCATCACAGTCGACAAGTATGTTTGCGAGGAATCATGCACCACGACCTGCAAATCAACAGGCTCCGTGCGCTGGTGACCGTGGTGGATCTCGGAGGCTTCCGGCGGGCAGCTGAGGCGCTGCACGTCACCCAGCCCGCCATCAGCCAACAGATCCGTCAGCTGAGCTCGCTCATCAAGGAGCCGGTATTCCTCTCCACCGGCCGCGATCTGCGGCTCAGCACCTCCGGAGAGGAACTGCTCGGGTACGCCCGCCGGCTGGTCGCGGTCAACGACGAGGTGGTCGAGCGGTTCATGCCGCCGACCGGCGACACCCGACTCTCCATCGGGGTCGACGACCAACTGGCCGAGGCCCTGCCGGAGATCCTCGCCTCGCTGTCGTACCGGATGCCGCACACCAGAATCAGCGTACGAACCGGTCTCAGTGAGACCCTGGAAGGGCAGGTCGTCAGCGGGCAGCTGGACCTGGCCCTGTTGCTGCAACCCTGCCCCCCGCGCGCCCCGGTGACCCACGAACTCGGCCATCTGAAGATGGACTGGTTCGGCAGGCCGGTGTACGGCGAGGGCGCCGCGCTGCCGGTCACCCTGTTCACCGAGCCGAGCACCCTGCGCAGCCGGGTGGTCGACCTGTTCAACGCCGCGGCGGTGCCCTGGCGGGTGGGGTACGAGGGCTCCGAGCTGGTCGGCCTGCGTGCCGCCACCAAAGCCGGCCTCGGCATCACCTGCCTGATCGACAACGGTGACCGGTTGTGGGGGCTGCCGCGTACCGGCCCCGACGACCTGCCCGCGCCGCCCGGACCGATTCCGGTCACCATGGCGGTCTCCGCCAACGCCGGAACCCCTCCCTTCGTCCGTACCGCCCGGCGGGTCCTCCAGAACGCCCTGGCCGGATATCCCTTCGCCGAGTAGCACCGCGACCAGGCCCGACCGGATTCGGTCGGGCCTGCGGCGTGCCCGGCCGTTTGTTCCAGTGGGCTGCGGCCCAGTGGACCGCCGGCACAGACCGGCCGCCGCAGACCCTGAGACCCGGGGTCACCTACGCCATCGCGCGGTGACCCCGGGCCGGGTACCCAGGGTTCAGCGGACCGCCTGCGGGGTCCGGGCGGTCAGCCAGTTCCGTACCGCGATCTTCAGAACCTGCCGCGCGGTACGCAACTGCGCGGCCGGAAGATGCTCGTGGGGGGTGTGATCCAGGGTGGCGTCGCCCGGTCCGTAGGCGACCATCGGAATGCCCTGCCAGGTGGTGGCGAGGGTGTTCATGTCGCTACTGCCCTTCTTGGCCAGGAATCGCGGCACCAGATCCTGCTCCCGGAAGGCTCGGGAGAACGCCTTCACCAGCGGGGTGCTGCGTGGGGTGAGGACCCCGGGGGTGGCCCGCAGGATCTGCGGTTGGGCATCCGGCGCGGTCTCCCGGATCAGGGCGACCAGATCCTGCACCGAGGCCGTGGGCGGCACCCGGATGTCTAACAGGGCCTCACCCTGCTGTCGGTCCCCGGCGTTGCCCGCCCGCACCCCCAGCACGGCCAGCATGGCCTCCGGGGCCACCTCGGCGAGCCGATCCCGGATCGCCGCCAGGTGCTCGTGGAGTCGGTCGGCCGCGGTGCTGACCCCCCGCCCGGCGGTGTGGCCGACCGGGTGGCTGACGGTGAGCCGGGCCTTGAGCAACCCGTAGTAGCCGACCGTCAGCGCAGCCGCCCCGCTCGGCTCGCCGACGATGACGGCATCGGCCGGGTAATGGTCGCGCACATGGAAGGCCCCCTTCGCGGTGATCTCCTCCTCGACGGCACCCACCACCCGGATCTCACAGTCCGGCGGCACCGCCGTCTCGGCCAGGACCTCCAGGAAGGCCGTCAGGCAGCCCTTGGCGTCGACACTGCCCCGGCCGTACAGGGTCTCGCCCTCCCAGCGGGCCGGCCAGCGGTACGGCACGGTGTCCAGGTGGGCGAGCATCAGCAACCGGTGCCGACCCCCCTCCCCCCGGGTGACCACCAGGTTGCCCAGGTCGTCGATGCGGGCGTACAGCCCTCGGGTGGTGCACCAGTCGACCAGGTACTCGGCCAGTTCCCGCTCGTCGCCGGAGACCGAGGAGATCTCCGTGGCGCGGGCCAGCAGCTCCAGGTCGGGGGCCGGGGCCGGGGCGCGCCAGAACCGGGTGCCGGTGGCCGGACTCAGGGTGTGCGGGCCGGTGATGGCCACGTCAGCCGGGCCGGCCAGGGCGATCTCCGCGGCCCGGACCTTCTGCCGCATCCGGCCCTTGGCGTACCTGCCGGTCTCGCCGGCGACCGCGTCGGTGATCCGGTCCGTCGGGTCCGCCGGGTCCCGGAGCAGGCCCGGGGTGCCGGTCACCAGCCGCAGATGGTCGGCGGCCAGGGCGTTGGCCAGCTCGGCGGCGAGCACATCGGCGTCCACATTCAGCGGTGCGTGGCCCGGATCGGCCACCGGGGCGCAGACACAGACCATGTCGAAGGCGTCCAGCAGGGCTTGCAGCCGGTCGGTGGCCACCTCGGCGACCCGGCCGGCCCGATGGTCGCGGACCACCCGGGTACGCCCCTCGGCGGTGACCTTGACCGGCGGGTTGGGCCGCCCGGTCACCAGCGCCCCGTCGGCGGCCACCGCGGTGAAGGCGGTCAGCCCACGGGCGGCGGCGGCCTCGGCGATCCGGCGCAGGGTCACCGAGCGGTACGCCTGCACGATGTACGGCAGTTCCTCCGGCGGGCAGTACCGCACCTCGTCCCCGTTGGCCAGGGTCAGGGTGCGGATCGGTCGACCGATCTCGGCGTAGTGCTGACGGATGCCCTCGGCCCCGCCCACCACCACGAGCAGTCGGGCCCCCCGGGCCCGCAGGTCGGCCAACTCGTCGAAGACCCGTTCGTGGGCCAGGGTCGCGCTACCGAGTTTGATCACGTAGAGGGGGTCCTGGCGGCTGTTGGCGGCGAATCCCAGTGCTGACATGCCCTTCTCCTTCAGAGTCCACGGGTGTTGCCGCCGTCAGCCACCACGACGGAGCCGGTGATGTACGCGGCCTGTTCGCCGGCCAGGAAGCTGACCAGCGCGCCGAAGTCCGCGACATCGCCGACCCGACCGAGCGGGATCCGCTCGGCGACCTTGGCGATCTCGACCTCGACATCGACGCCGAACTGTTGATCGAGGATGGGGGTGCGGTGGAAGCCGGGTGCGATCACGTTGACGGTCACCCCGGCCGACCCCAGCGCCTCCACCAGGCCCTTCATGTAGCCGAGCAGCCCCAGGCGGGCGACCGAGGACAGGCCGCTCTCCGGGTGCGGTTGCCGCACCGACTCCGAGGTGATCATCAGCAGTCGCCCCCAGCCGTTGCGCCGCACGTGTGGCAGGGCGGCCAGGGTGACGCTGATGTGCGGAAGCAGATTGCCCTCCACGGCCTCCCGGAAGTCCGGGACCCGGAAGCTGTCCACCGGCCCGAACTGCACCCCGCCGGTGTTCGTCACCACGATGTCCAGCCGTCCGTACGCCTCGGCGGTGCGTTCGACCCAACCGGCGGCGGCGGTCTCGTCGGTGAGGTCCACCGGCATGCTGAACACCTGGCCGGGGCCGCAGGCGGCCACCTCCGCGTGTGCTCGGGCCAGTCTGGCCGGGTCCCGGCCGCAGATGGAGACGTGTGCCCCTTCTCCGGCCAGGGCCCGGGCCACGGCCAGGCCCAGCCCGCTGCTGGCTGCCGCCACCATCGCCACCCGTCCCTGGAGTCCCAGATCCATGAGCGTCATCCCTCGGTTCGAGGCACCAGTGGGTAGCCGTAGCGGGCGAGCAGCGGCAGGGCGGGCGCGGTGGCCACCGCTATCTGGGCCGGGGTCATCCCGGTCCGCCAGCGGTCGTCCCCCCGGATCACGGTGGCGCCGCTGACCAGCCGGTCCGGGTTACCGGTGACGGTGTGGTTGGGGTGCAGCACCACCCGACCGGCCGCATCCACCGGGGAGGGACCCGCCAATCCGGCGAAGCGCATCACCTCGTCGATGGTCTCCTGGGGCCGGGCGCAGAGGTCCTCGTGCCGCACCCGCAGATACCGCTCCCCGGCCTGCCGTCCGACCAGTTCGGAGGCCAGGTTGAAGGCGGTCCAGAACCCGCTGCTGCGGGCCGGGCTCATCGGGTCGATGTACTCCTTGGCCTTCAGGAAGGAGAAGGCGGTGGGGCGGGGGTCGCGCACGATGTGCAGCACCCGGACATCGAGATCGGAGCGGCCCAGCAGGGTGGCCGCCTCGGCGGGGTACTTCGACCCGTCGATGATCAGCCGTTCACCGCCCCGGTCGGCCAGCAGCCGGTAGATGTCCGCGGTCTGCCCGACCACCTCGTCGACCTCGGGGTTGCGGACCCCCCGGCGTACCTCCCGCAGGCGGGCCGGGGTGTGCCGGGTCCGCAGCAGGGACCCCTGAAGCCGGAGGGTGCGGCGGGCGGAGTCGACCCGGACGGCGGTGTGGTGGCCGCCGCCCAGGGCGCTGGCCCACAGGTCGCAGTCGGTCAGGGTGCGCCCGCAGCCGCAGCTGGAGTTGGTGCCGTCGGTCAGCACCCCGTTACGCCACAGGTAGTGCAGTTCGCCGACGTGCAGCACCCCGGGCAGCTCGCCGAGCACATTGCCGAGCATGGTGCTGCCGCTGCGCAGCCAACCGGTCAGGTAGAGCACCCGTGGCTCAGCCATCGCCCAGCTCCATGATCATCAGGTGCTGCGGCAGGCGGACCGCCAGGCCGACCCGGGTGGTGGCCACGATCAGGTCGCCCCCCTCCGGTCCCGCGCCGGGGCGTACCGCCAGGGAGCTGACCCCGGGCAGCAGCAGGGTGGTCGCGGCGCTGAAGTCGCCGAGCAGCAGGCGGGTGGGGGGAATCATCCGGGTCCGGGAGACCGTGATCCCGGCGGCGTTGAGCCGACCCAGGGCGCCGTGGCGGACCAGCTGCCAGTAGACGTCCGGGTGCGCCACGATGCCGTCGCAGGAGCCGCCGGTGTTCTCCACATCCGCGGCGGCTGCGGTCACCGCGGTCACCAGGTCGGGCTCGGCGGTACGGCGGCGGGTTCCGGGCTGCCGGAGCAGCCCCTGGATCACCCCGTCCTCCGTGCCGTTGAGCAGGGCGTCGTTCTCCCGGGCGGAGAGCCGGACCAGCACCCGCAGGTCCACGAAGGTGGCCAGCAGTTCGGGCTCGTCGAGCAGGCCGGCCGGCAGCGGCACGGCGACACTGAGGTCGGTCAGCCCGGCCCGGGTCAACCGGGGCGCGAAGGCCGCCTCCGGGGTGGTCGCGTAGGTGGACCCGGACTCCAGCCGACCGGCCGGCGGCTCGTACACGAACGGGGTCGGCTCGTCCGGCACGTTCGCGGTCTTCATCAGGTGCCGGACGGTGTACCGGGGGCGGGACGCGAACAGGGGGAACGCCGCCGGCAGGTGCAGGCTGTACCGCACCGTGATCTCGTCCCCGGGGGTGTCGCGGACCGCGGCCGCGA from Micromonospora sp. NBC_01739 includes:
- a CDS encoding LysR substrate-binding domain-containing protein, with product MHHDLQINRLRALVTVVDLGGFRRAAEALHVTQPAISQQIRQLSSLIKEPVFLSTGRDLRLSTSGEELLGYARRLVAVNDEVVERFMPPTGDTRLSIGVDDQLAEALPEILASLSYRMPHTRISVRTGLSETLEGQVVSGQLDLALLLQPCPPRAPVTHELGHLKMDWFGRPVYGEGAALPVTLFTEPSTLRSRVVDLFNAAAVPWRVGYEGSELVGLRAATKAGLGITCLIDNGDRLWGLPRTGPDDLPAPPGPIPVTMAVSANAGTPPFVRTARRVLQNALAGYPFAE
- a CDS encoding sulfotransferase; protein product: MAEPRVLYLTGWLRSGSTMLGNVLGELPGVLHVGELHYLWRNGVLTDGTNSSCGCGRTLTDCDLWASALGGGHHTAVRVDSARRTLRLQGSLLRTRHTPARLREVRRGVRNPEVDEVVGQTADIYRLLADRGGERLIIDGSKYPAEAATLLGRSDLDVRVLHIVRDPRPTAFSFLKAKEYIDPMSPARSSGFWTAFNLASELVGRQAGERYLRVRHEDLCARPQETIDEVMRFAGLAGPSPVDAAGRVVLHPNHTVTGNPDRLVSGATVIRGDDRWRTGMTPAQIAVATAPALPLLARYGYPLVPRTEG
- a CDS encoding TOMM precursor leader peptide-binding protein, whose translation is MSAHPSTRIGFRRHLTAVTVPEEAAVYLVSARGTIALSGERAVALGPLLDGSLSMAELQQRTAGRLTSQELGATLVSLAKADLIGLRRSSAPDTDPAAGAYWDLTTGDADQAAERLAAGSVRVLSLSATGAEEAAVALRAAGLSVPEGPDLGPALTMVLCDDYLDPRLESINAAMLAAGLPWLLAKTTGADLWVGPVFHGQGPCWGCLAGRLRMRRTGETLARGRAQGVTAPEASLAVTRLIGLQLAVLEAIKFSAGAGTDSWNTVSTFDTVTLQSRRHPVARRPQCVACGDPEFMTAQVSQPVQLVARPKASLVGNGHRALTADQVWERYRHLADPITGITDPIRRDPRCPDFLHSYLSGANRAVTGHGSLTAARAGLRQQSGGKGSTDIEARVGALCEAVERWCGSRCGDEPVVRASLRDLGDRAVHPDQVQLFDPRQFRDRERWNAANGAFQYVPEIFDETDVLDWTPVWSLTRDRARMLPTDLLYFSPQGHRSLRATSNGNAAGASREDAIMQGLLELVERDAVALWWYNRTRQPEVDLASFADQWMNALPARYARVNRELWLLDLTADLGVPVMAAVSRRTDKPAEDLMLGFGAHPDPTVAARRALTELGQLLPAVVEVDAAGAYGAEDPHVVRWWRSATVANQPYLRPAPGLTLRREDYRYAESTDLRDDVEGLVARAAAEGLEVLVLDQTRPDVGLPVVKVIVPGLRHFWARFAPGRLFDVPVRLGRVAAPTPYPELNPIPMFL
- a CDS encoding M20/M25/M40 family metallo-hydrolase → MSALGFAANSRQDPLYVIKLGSATLAHERVFDELADLRARGARLLVVVGGAEGIRQHYAEIGRPIRTLTLANGDEVRYCPPEELPYIVQAYRSVTLRRIAEAAAARGLTAFTAVAADGALVTGRPNPPVKVTAEGRTRVVRDHRAGRVAEVATDRLQALLDAFDMVCVCAPVADPGHAPLNVDADVLAAELANALAADHLRLVTGTPGLLRDPADPTDRITDAVAGETGRYAKGRMRQKVRAAEIALAGPADVAITGPHTLSPATGTRFWRAPAPAPDLELLARATEISSVSGDERELAEYLVDWCTTRGLYARIDDLGNLVVTRGEGGRHRLLMLAHLDTVPYRWPARWEGETLYGRGSVDAKGCLTAFLEVLAETAVPPDCEIRVVGAVEEEITAKGAFHVRDHYPADAVIVGEPSGAAALTVGYYGLLKARLTVSHPVGHTAGRGVSTAADRLHEHLAAIRDRLAEVAPEAMLAVLGVRAGNAGDRQQGEALLDIRVPPTASVQDLVALIRETAPDAQPQILRATPGVLTPRSTPLVKAFSRAFREQDLVPRFLAKKGSSDMNTLATTWQGIPMVAYGPGDATLDHTPHEHLPAAQLRTARQVLKIAVRNWLTARTPQAVR
- a CDS encoding SagB family peptide dehydrogenase, which gives rise to MLPLPLWSFRDDVFVEDQPANAAVVLHSRSGESVLTPVGPAIVQALKRMSLGPTALSNVITEESDWTALRSIIDDHPHLVVHSYGLDPQQPLISVEPLTPAARLAEPAAVPQAPVRLSRFAVIRAEGGTLVIESPLCLHRVILHGPEAVAALATLIRPAVPDFDDPVVRALISPLVMAGMLVDNSGQPLDGTTTGGDTDPALLGWDPAELFFHTRATLGRHDHDFGATYPLGETGRFPPVVKPPAPGPAIELYRPTGDDGPGLVETIEAPHGSGYLAVDPVSDRELGTLLYRTARVRSTTVGDPHSAAAASDRPYSSPGRSYELEIYATVHHCDGVPRGVYHYDPAGHRLEPLAVSGAEADEMLETSRVAANLSSLPGVLLSVTARFERVSWKYSGLGYSLVLRNFGALTQLMSLACTALGLSGLRIDAAEIEATSRILGLDWRVEPGVGSFAIGRPVVTPTHSR
- a CDS encoding family 3 encapsulin nanocompartment shell protein, which codes for MGQSDRSPGEVFAAAVRDTPGDEITVRYSLHLPAAFPLFASRPRYTVRHLMKTANVPDEPTPFVYEPPAGRLESGSTYATTPEAAFAPRLTRAGLTDLSVAVPLPAGLLDEPELLATFVDLRVLVRLSARENDALLNGTEDGVIQGLLRQPGTRRRTAEPDLVTAVTAAAADVENTGGSCDGIVAHPDVYWQLVRHGALGRLNAAGITVSRTRMIPPTRLLLGDFSAATTLLLPGVSSLAVRPGAGPEGGDLIVATTRVGLAVRLPQHLMIMELGDG
- a CDS encoding sensor histidine kinase, with translation MALVLQIAHSTLAPLTWSVRTRVLTLVAQAAVTLLPFLWVGPLAGALAGFLAGSLLLAVSGGWRWWLFGAVVLAVLLGQWVEGLSAIDIGYGVYFTALTGLMIYAVSSLVVLVGLVHATIGQMVAMVVARERLRVARDLHDLLGFNVSAMMLKSELAYRLLPMTLERARQELGEVLQIADRALSDIRVVAGGDQRMSMAIEAEAARTALTCAGMRVTVEPGLSVLPEPVESVLGVVLREAATNVLRHSKAEECVIEVSVRDHEARLSVRNDGVEADSRSDGGFGLDNLIDRLAVVGGRLVASTDEGWFRLEATIPLPVGPLPPGASSADRSLGEPAAVPWHRRVARAFTVLVLAGYGLLMVINVLPGDPNVLHLLGLGLCLAAVVGLQVLQALRYPYRWPRWSQAAVLVAQAVLSALPLLWIEMPWGSMGGFLAGSLLLVFGGVWRWVSYGLVGVAVLLTSVAYGATVEQVAYLTISTLLTGLVVYGVSSLSGLVQQIDQARVKLAGEAVTQERLEVAEQLRTRLGELFSAILFRGRTAIRLLPDAPEQARAEVAEMLGIARIAASNIRTVATGYRHMSLRAELESAATVLDTAGVEVEIDIAEGELAREIDALLAVVLREAVTNIVRHSEAHTCLISVRSEGGRLRLLVTNDGASPRAKTGTSLENLTERLRAAGGDLTAAATGDTFRLVAELPIFPAASRG
- a CDS encoding SDR family NAD(P)-dependent oxidoreductase; this translates as MDLGLQGRVAMVAAASSGLGLAVARALAGEGAHVSICGRDPARLARAHAEVAACGPGQVFSMPVDLTDETAAAGWVERTAEAYGRLDIVVTNTGGVQFGPVDSFRVPDFREAVEGNLLPHISVTLAALPHVRRNGWGRLLMITSESVRQPHPESGLSSVARLGLLGYMKGLVEALGSAGVTVNVIAPGFHRTPILDQQFGVDVEVEIAKVAERIPLGRVGDVADFGALVSFLAGEQAAYITGSVVVADGGNTRGL